The following coding sequences lie in one Rutidosis leptorrhynchoides isolate AG116_Rl617_1_P2 chromosome 4, CSIRO_AGI_Rlap_v1, whole genome shotgun sequence genomic window:
- the LOC139845508 gene encoding uncharacterized protein, giving the protein MQSTVQEPSPTEALAQTTAILSHLLPASLSIQSFTARWQSLRSKLVTLKSLLSELTHSTHWSENHLLQTLLPNLLSTLRRIQTLCDQCTKPNQSTGKLLMQSDLDMATNWLSKQLHDFDLLLRSGVLRLSNAIVLSQPAPGSDKEELSFFIRDLFTRLQIGGVEFKRKALESLIQLLVDDEKAATVVAKEGNISYLINLFDVNTHREQSVSAISILACASDQSRKIVFEEGGLGPLLRIVESGSVQLKEKACMAVEAITSDFDHTWAVSAYGGVPILLDVCKSGSLIAQSHAIGAIRNVAFVEDIRISIMEESGVPVIVNLLTSGSSVGKEKAANCVAILASSSENLRSMIIQERGLHGLSQLLHQASNPNTLEHVLRAIHSLSSSDSVCRLLSSSNTCISHIAGLIKQGNFTQQQISVSILANLSLNDGNKRVAAVCMGSLMKLIEFTKPVGLQESALNLLVNLLCLKANRKDFVKDEKNIMRLIQMLDPVNESVPKKYPLAIVYALLHGGSNDCRKRLLDAGAQGYLQRLNEMEVAGAKKALKRLSGNRLKNIFIRTWRE; this is encoded by the coding sequence ATGCAATCAACCGTCCAGGAACCATCACCAACCGAAGCCCTAGCTCAAACCACCGCCATTCTCTCCCACCTTCTCCCGGCTTCTCTCTCCATCCAATCCTTCACCGCTCGCTGGCAATCTCTCCGATCAAAACTCGTCACACTCAAATCACTCCTCTCTGAACTCACTCACTCAACTCACTGGTCTGAAAACCATCTCTTACAAACCTTACTTCCAAACCTCTTATCCACACTCCGCCGTATCCAAACGTTATGTGACCAATGCACAAAACCTAACCAATCCACCGGTAAGCTCCTAATGCAAAGCGATCTCGATATGGCCACCAATTGGCTCTCCAAACAGCTTCATGACTTCGATTTATTACTACGTTCTGGTGTTTTACGTCTATCTAACGCAATCGTATTATCTCAACCTGCACCTGGCTCCGATAAAGAAGAATTGAGTTTCTTCATTCGTGATTTATTTACTCGATTACAGATCGGAGGCGTTGAATTTAAACGAAAAGCGTTGGAATCGTTAATTCAGTTACTCGTTGACGACGAGAAAGCAGCGACGGTAGTTGCGAAAGAAGGTAATATCAGTTACTTGATTAATTTATTTGATGTGAATACTCATCGTGAACAATCGGTTTCCGCCATTTCGATACTTGCTTGTGCAAGTGATCAGTCGAGGAAAATAGTTTTCGAAGAAGGTGGATTAGGTCCGTTGTTACGTATTGTGGAATCTGGTTCGGTTCAGCTGAAGGAAAAAGCATGTATGGCGGTTGAAGCTATTACTTCTGATTTCGATCACACGTGGGCAGTTTCGGCCTACGGCGGTGTTCCGATACTGTTAGATGTGTGTAAATCTGGATCGTTAATTGCGCAATCTCACGCAATCGGTGCAATTAGGAACGTTGCGTTTGTTGAAGATATTCGTATCTCAATAATGGAAGAATCCGGCGTTCCGGTGATTGTTAATTTGCTTACGTCAGGTTCTTCTGTCGGAAAGGAGAAAGCGGCGAATTGTGTAGCTATACTTGCGTCATCGAGCGAGAATTTAAGGTCTATGATTATACAAGAGAGAGGTCTACATGGTTTATCACAATTACTTCATCAAGCATCGAATCCTAATACGTTAGAACACGTGCTGCGTGCAATTCATTCGCTATCGTCATCAGATTCCGTTTGTCGGTTATTGTCGTCATCGAATACGTGCATATCACACATTGCCGGTTTAATTAAGCAGGGAAACTTCACTCAACAGCAAATATCTGTATCAATTTTGGCTAATTTATCATTAAATGACGGTAACAAGCGTGTAGCTGCTGTATGTATGGGATCTCTAATGAAGCTAATTGAATTTACAAAACCGGTAGGGTTACAGGAATCGGCGTTGAATTTATTGGTTAATTTGTTGTGTTTGAAAGCTAATCGGAAGGATTTTGTGAAGGATGAGAAGAATATTATGAGATTGATCCAGATGTTGGATCCGGTAAATGAATCGGTGCCGAAGAAATATCCGTTGGCGATTGTGTATGCGTTATTGCATGGAGGAAGTAATGATTGCCGGAAAAGGTTGTTAGATGCCGGGGCTCAAGGTTACTTACAGAGATTAAATGAAATGGAAGTCGCCGGAGCTAAAAAAGCATTAAAGAGACTATCTGGTAACCGCTTGAAGAATATATTCATCCGGACTTGGAGGGAATAA